The genomic region CACGAAGGCGTAAGGACCGCTTTGTCATGAACCGGTCCGATCTCTTGAAGGGTGTCTCCGTCTTTGACGGAAAGGCGCAACTCAGCGTGTCCAAGGACCTTTTAGAGGCAGCGCTTTTTCCTCTGGACGGACATCTGGACTTGGATTGGATCCCGCTTCTCTCAGGGGTCTTTTCAGAGTACGGAATCGTCTCGGGACTTCTTCCGTGAACAAAGGCCAGACTATCGCGCGAAAAACCCGGCCTGGACCTGGAGTCCCGGCAATGAACGTTTTCGGCGAAGAAATTGCTCCACGGCCAGGGGAATGGATTCCCTTTCCTGCTGGGCCCGGGACGGAGATCTCAGAGGACGATGAAAGGCTTTCGTGCATTCCCCATCATAATGCAGACATCCTGAATGCCTGCCTGTGCCGACACGGCAGACAGGGATGCTGGATGATTTCCGTATCAAAAAAGATGGGTGTCATCGCCACCGTATACGAGTGAACCATTTTTGGGGTTTTTTCTGTCACAAAAAAGCTCCTTGGCAAACGGCAAGAGGTATGCTACATGTTGTGCGATTCTGAATAGTAGTTCATTTTAGAGAGCCTCAAAAAAATGGTCCTTTCGCCCGATGGCTGTGCTGCTCGTTGGTCAAAAATGCTCACATACAGGGAGTATTCTCTGCTTTTTGACCTCCTCGCGCCTTGCCCTCGAACGAAATTCCGCATTTTTCGAGGCTCCCTTTAGGGAAAGATATCAAGAAAAACCAGAAGGAGGTTGCAAACGATGGCAATTTTGATCCTTGGACACAAGAGCCCTGACACGGATTCCGTCACCGCAGCAATTGCGCTTGCCGAGCTTCAGCGAGAACTCGGTGTAGACGCGGTTCCCTGTCGTCAGGGTGAACTCAACCCCGAAACCAAGCTCGTACTTGAAAAGTTCGGCTTCCCGGTCCCCCAGCTCACCACCGACGTCACGGACAAGCAGTACATGCTCGTTGACCACAGCGACATCAAGCAGGCCCCGGACAATTGGGACAAGGGGGAACTTCTCGGCATCGTTGACCACCACAAGATCGGCGACATCACCACACCGAAACCCATCGTTTTCTTTGCCCTTCCAGTGGGCTGCACAGGAACGGTCCTTTACAAGATGTACACTGATCTCTACAAGAAGCCCATCGCCCCCAAGGTCGCAGGCCTTATGCTCTCGGCCATCCTGAGCGATACGGTTCTCTTCAAGTCCGCGACCTGCACTCCAGATGACAAGGCCGTCGCCGAGTCCCTTGCCAAGATCGCGGGTGTGGCTGACATGATGGCCTGGGGAATGGAGATGGCCAAGGCCAAGAGCTCCGTGGAAGGCGTTCCCCCGAAGGACCTCATCCATCGGGACTACAAGGACTTCAACATGAGCGGGAACACCGTGGGCATTGGCCAGCTCGAACTCATCTCTCTCGATCTCATCTCGAAGGACATGAAGTGCGCCCTCCTCGACGAGATGAAGAAGATGAAGGTGGATGGCAACCGCCACAGCGTCTTCCTGATGCTAACGGATATCATGAAGGAGGGAACAGAGCTCCTTGCCGTCACCGACGATGCGTCTGTCGTGGAAAAGGCATTCAGCGAGAAGCTCGATGGAAATACCGTGTGGCTCCCTGGTGTCATGAGCCGCAAGAAGCAGATGGTGCCGCCGCTTGAAAGGGCGTTTGCCGGCTGATCTGTATCGCCAGGATTCTCTGAAAACGGCCGGGTTCGTCCCGGCCTTTTCTTTTTAGACCTATCGGCTTCAGATAGAGAGATTTTCTCCGTGTCCTCTGTGCTCTCTGTGGTGAGATTTAACTTAATTCCTGAATCCGTGAGATATGCACTCAACCTTTCGATTTCACAGCATAAGCCTACGGCCGGGGTATTTGTGGATGCAGGCGCCCGCGGACGGGCGCTGCCAGCAAATCCGCCCCCATGATGGAGGCTATTTGCCGAACGAAACAAATACTCCGGCCGTAGGCTCACGGATTCAGGCATACCTCAATTGTGGGCTGCTGGGGCGGGCCGTTGTTTCCGGCGGTCGGATAACCACTTTGGCGATACAGCGGCTGTCTTTTCCGAGGACGCAAGGTGCCATGCAAGGCCTGGTGCCCGCTTATCCTGGCTTTCTGGATCCGCCCGCCTCCACA from Deltaproteobacteria bacterium harbors:
- a CDS encoding FapA family protein, with the translated sequence MNKGQTIARKTRPGPGVPAMNVFGEEIAPRPGEWIPFPAGPGTEISEDDERLSCIPHHNADILNACLCRHGRQGCWMISVSKKMGVIATVYE
- a CDS encoding manganese-dependent inorganic pyrophosphatase; protein product: MAILILGHKSPDTDSVTAAIALAELQRELGVDAVPCRQGELNPETKLVLEKFGFPVPQLTTDVTDKQYMLVDHSDIKQAPDNWDKGELLGIVDHHKIGDITTPKPIVFFALPVGCTGTVLYKMYTDLYKKPIAPKVAGLMLSAILSDTVLFKSATCTPDDKAVAESLAKIAGVADMMAWGMEMAKAKSSVEGVPPKDLIHRDYKDFNMSGNTVGIGQLELISLDLISKDMKCALLDEMKKMKVDGNRHSVFLMLTDIMKEGTELLAVTDDASVVEKAFSEKLDGNTVWLPGVMSRKKQMVPPLERAFAG